ATCCAGAActtcttaaaaaatgacagAGAAAACATagaaggaattaaaaaaaaaatgaatttagagTTCTTGCTTATCTGTTAAAGGGTTGGCAAGTTTCTATTTTTGTGGGTTTAATGAAGGTTAAGAATGGAGATTATGCCATTGAAGCGCGTTTGTTCTTGTTGGGGTGAGTGAAAATGGGGAGCCATGGAGGCAAAAAGCCTAAAGTTATttaaagaaagggaaaggaagaagaaaaaaggaaggcGTTTGGTTGAAGCTCCCAAGATTAAAATTTAGCaataattactatatttatttgtgttctGTTTTGTGAATCTTTGCCTTGAAATTTCTTTACTCTCCtcatccttttcttcttctttaatctTCAAACTCCCTCACAATCCACTAAAAAAGGATCAGACAttgtggaaaagaaaagagaaagagaggaggATTCTGTTAAATGATTCTCAAATCTTGTTCCTTGTTCCTTCTTCCCTGTTAccgtttttttctctctttaccCAAATCATtctttgtttctgttttctgAAAATCGTTTTTGgggttttcttttatattcccaagaaaagaaagcaaaaaaaaaaaaaaaaagaaaaaaaaagaggaccCTCTTTCttattgttcttcttcttctttcattggCAGCCATGACTGAGGTTGTTCTTCATTCCCCTTCTCATTTTGCTTCATCCCGCAGAagggtttcttcttcttcttcttcgtcttccacGGTTACTGTTACATGTCCAACGCCTCCCAATGATGGATCTCTCCTTGTCAACATGCATTCTCAAACACCCAtttccccttcttcttcttcttcttctgtagATGGGGATGGGGATGTTACCGAGATTGAATGTGAAGTGGAGGAGGTGGTGGGGAAGGACCGGTTTAAGCAAAGAAGAGATCAGCTCTCATTGTTGGCTTTAGTTGTAACCCTTTTCAGGAAATCTTTAATTGCTTGCAAGAGTGATAGAAGAGAGCTATGCGCAATGGAGATCGGTTGGCCGACCAATGTACGCCATGTCACCCATGTTACTTTTGATAGGTTTAATGGATTCTTGGGTTTGCCTGTTGAGTTTGAACCAGAAGTGCCTCGCAGGGCTCCAAGTGCTAGGtacattccttttttttccgACTGCTTACAGAATTTGGTCGTGAGTATTGATTGTTTGGCCTTatgcttctttctttatacACTGATTCTTTATGtctttttgttggttttggtTGTGTGATTCTTGAAGTTAAGTAGCTAATGTCTTAATTATACTTCTATTTTTTGCAATTCTGAAGTTTGGGAAGTCGTTCTAGTTGGTTGAGGTTCAACCCTCCAAAGCTTTTGTTGCTGTCTATTTATCCATCTGAATAGCTATCTCTTTCGTCTGTTGTGACTATCTGGTGCCTTCTTTCTAAATTTCCTTTGAGATTAAGGATCTGTTGAGGAATGTTTCTGTTCCTGGATTTGAGGCATCATGAACATGGACACTCGTCACGTTTCtccttaatttattatatatctaatttatGTGTCTTGAAGtaagaaagaagaatcaaTGAGTTCTGTAGCTTCAGTTTCTACCagaaatggaaatgaaagagaagagaagtaTGGACTTTGATTTTCCAATGAAATGTAACCTATAAACTCATATcaaatttaggaaaatttaTTGTCACATGGTGTCTCTCCCCTTCCCCAAACCCTCTTTGGTCCCTGGATCTTTTGCATCCTTATGGTATAAAAGTGCCAACCACATCATTCTAGGCTCATCAAATTGTTTCTCCAAATGTAGAGCccttttctattttggtcTTCTGCATCACACCTTATGTGATTCCATAATCCTTGCTGCATATTTGGTGCTGTTCCCTTGCCTTGATACTTGATTTCTATATAgtgtttttttgttgcttGCCTATTTTAGGACTTATTTCCTTGAAATTACATTTGTAGTACCACGGTGTTTGGGGTTTCAACTGAATCCATGCAATTGTCATATGACTCGAGAGGGAATAGCGTGCCAACAATTCTTATACTAATGCAACACTGTCTGTATGCTCAAGGTGGCTTGCAGGTACATTcactttattttcatttatgcGTAACTCCTTAATTGTAAATCCAAAATTCTGGTTCATTAATGCCACAAAGGCCtagtgaaaaaaaagaacaagaaatgaTCTTCCGATTTTTGTTGTGATGGTGAAGATAAGATAGATTTTCAGATCTAATGCCGAAGGTAGTTTCCGGTGTTCTTTAAGTTTTACACTGTGGATGCATTGTTAATTGGTCCAGCCTAGTGTTTGCTTCTGATTTGTCTTTTCATCCCTTCAGGCTGAAGGCATTTTCAGAATTAATGCAGAAAACAGTCAAGAGGAGTATGTACGTGATCAGTTAAATCAAGGAGTGGTACCTGACGACATTGATGTACATTGTTTAGCTGGCCTTATCAAGGTTatctcaatttaattaaaactcaAAGATAAATCTATaggtattgaatttgaataatacTGTTGATTGGTCTGTGAAAATTTGCTATAATCATAGAAATAAATGCttataaaatgagaaatttgTATGGGATCTGGTTCttgttaataattaaatgtattgTCACAAAGAACATGGACAAATATCCATTGGATATGATGGTCCAGGGTTTATACCCCTGTAAATTACTTGTTCAAACACCTATTCAAAGcacataatatatttagttGGTTCCCGGTtctcttctaaattttttgcAAGATTTGGTTAAGTCATCTTACTTGATAGATGCTGAAAATGTCATCATTGTGGaatgttatttttgctttcCTCCGATTGAGTGTGTGGTTCATTTTTGCCTATAGGTTGTCTGTTTTCATCTCTTATGGAATATTCCTTTCCTCTGTTTCTTCAATATGCATACTGTACGGTTTTTGTTTAGTAGGATCGTCTGATGGTcttgagttttcttttccccCTTATATGTTACCCAAGGGATCTCTTTTCACAAATCATAGATCATTTAATCTTACTCAACAGTAACCTTGTAACTCATATCCAGTGAAATACATTAAGTTTAGAAAGTGAATCATATTCTACACAAACATGAACGAATTTCCTAATAATATGGCATCATAATTGGTTTAGAGTTGGATTAgtagaagaaataataatatgactAGAGACTAAACTGTTGTGCTGGCTATAGatgttgtttgtttcttttacaagtaattttgatttccatgtgttcaatttttacttattaaaattaacagGCTTGGTTCAGAGAACTCCCAGCTGGGATTTTGGATTCTCTGTCGCCCGAGGAGGTCATGGAGTGCCAGACAGAAGAAGAATGTGCTGACCTAATAAGGCATCTACCTCCTAGTGAAGCTTCTCTGCTGGATTGGGCAATCAACCTAATGGCAGATGTTGTCACGCAGgaacatttcaacaaaatgaaTGCTCGCAACATCGCTATGGTTTTTGCACCAAACATGACTCAGGTGAAATTCAAATAGCTTATGTTAGTTAAGTCCACTTTCTGGAGACGAGAAATGTTTCTAACTTCTGAGTCTACGTGAAACACATTGAAGATTTGGTATCTTAACTTTTAGTTCCTTTTCTGATTTGcaagatttttctttaatccttttTGGAAGCCTGTGTTTACCTGTCCAAAACTGACCCTGCAATGCGTTCTAAAGTTCCGATTCTGACAAACACAAGAATACATAAGTTTGCTTTTCCCAATTGTCGAGTTCCTGTTGATGATCATTGGTTGTGCTTGATCCATCTGACAATGGTTTTCTGGCATTCTTTTCATGCAGATGGCCGACCCTTTGACGGCATTGATGTATGCTGTTCAAGTTATGAACTTTCTCAGGATGCTGATCTTAAGGACACTCCGAGGAAGGGAAGACTCCATTCTCGACTCTGCTGCTACACATTTAGAGCCGCCTGATGAGAGTGGCCACCAGAGTCCTTCACAGCCCTGCCTTGGAAATACCGTCACTGTATTTCAGGTGGCAGAGCAAACCGTGCCTGAGTTTTTTGCAGAACCGCCTGTTCTAGAAACATATTCCGACTGTAACAAAGGTGCACGTTTTTCTGATGGagatgttttttctttaagccATGTCAAGAAACTGTTACCTAATCGATATAGATCCTTACGGAATGCCCACGAAGACAAAGAAGCTGTTACAGGCAATGACATGAAGGCAGAAGTTGTAATCCAAACTGATCTATCAAATGTTCCAAatctgaaaaaagaaactaacaaACTAAATAACCAGAACTCTGTATTCCAAGTCTTGGCACCGGTACCGGTAGAGAAGCGGCTCAGCAACTTTAGTTGTATAAATTCATGGACAGAGCGAATCGAAGCTTGGCGATAAATAGGTAAAACTGTTAACGAAACTTGCTGTGCTATAAAAGATGACACTTTTAAGAAGTTTGTTGAATATGCTGACCTGACCACATATGAGGTTGCTAATTTTTACGCATGTTTGGCTTAACTTGGGGGTTTTGGAACTGAGCTTCTTCATTATGATGTGgtttcatgtatttttttttctttcttatttttcttttttctgagTAATGTGGGCACAAGAATTGCCTCCTCAGTTATATGTAATAAGTAAATAATCAATTCTAGGCATCTGAATATATAGCAGGTGATAAAGTTTCATGTTATTATAGATTAGAGGAATGGTGAGGGGAGATGCAAATGAAACTATCTGGTGCCAGATTAAGTAGAAGCTCCCAACACTTCATATCCGATCAAAGTGgttcaaattcttattttttcatatgttGATTCctcaattattttcatatggTTTCCACAATTTTCAAAGAAACACATTTGAATTAGTTTCtgataaactaatttttaagtttcaatttttttaaaaaatatattgttttctcaCAAAAAAAACATTCGAGAATATTCTTTGAAAGAAGAGACTTAAagcttttaaaaacattataaaactaaattgaagAACAAATCAAAGAACTTTATACGTTAGTTAACAAAAGTGACCTTGTAaggaaaaaaaccaaacaagcTTGGCATGATATGTGCAGAAATTACCgtaaattgttgaaaatatttacaaaatacaccAAGTTTTTACATTGATAAACTAGCAACTTGAATTGGGTGTGCTTAGAACACCGAGGAATGAATCCCAAAATGCAAATGAAACAAAAGACAACAAATGATCTGATTGTTTTATATTCTAATCCTTCTAAAAGGACATGCATTGGATTTGATTTCATAAGGCAAATATCATCCAGAAACCACAATATCTGAACTCAGGAAACCCAATGACGTGTTAGTTTAAGAGCCAGCGTCAATGATCTGTCCATTTGACACGTCCCCATCGGCTGTAGATTTGAAAGCCTACCATCCATCTGGGCTTGTCATGTGAGAAGTATCATTTGGAATATTCCCTATTTCATTTGTCAAGTGGCAAATAATACACCACTAAGCTcagcaagaagaagaagaagaagaaatatatgtTATAACCTCTAGTAAAAACACATCATCATCTAACGAaacaaataactttttaacAGTGAGGTTTCCAACGGTGAAAGATAAGGTTTAATATGAGACTTTTGTATGGACTATGAAATATGATCATCCGCTTACTTCAAAtcactgttttttttatacaaaggATGATCATGTCTATCGTAACTTTAAGTCGATAACCAAGTCTATTGTGTACCTTGTTCTTCTCACACTCTGCTCAATGGAGATAAAATCAAGATAAACATGAGCATCACTGTATGAAAACAGAAAGTTggatttcatttgtttttttaggggTCACTAATCAAGTAGAGAAATTAAGAATAGGTGGATTTGTATTGAATGAATTTGAGTTCAAACAATTTCAATTACAAGAGGTATCAACTTTGTATGTGTTTTGCTGCAGATACAAAAGAACAAACACCACAAACTATTCCATTAGATTATAGCAATATGAAATGTAATCAACAGGGATATGCCAAATTTCCAAAACAATGACAACCACCAAATCCATGCTTGTCATTACAGCCACCCGTCTATATTCCAATCCAAGagaccaaaaaagaaaaagagaaaatcagCTGGCCTAATTAATAAGCCTCACCTTCATTGTTTCTATCCATTGCCAATCTCGTGCATTCTCACCATCTCACCTTACTCTTCAGTTCACCTGCAAGAAATCATTTCTCTTCGAGTTTTAGATTATTTATCTTTCAAAGCCAGCAATCCCAATTCAAGAGAGCCAAGCCATGGCTGTCTGTAAAAGCCCCCAACACATCTTTGAAAACCAGTTCCCTGAAAACCAAACCCTTCTTGAGTCAGTCATGTCAACATGGAGCCAGAATGTTGTTAATCCTGTCAATCAAACTCAGGGGTCTTCATTCTCTGAGGTATTTGGTGACCTCTATTCCAAAGACGGTTTGTCTTCACAGTTACACGAGCCAAATTTATTATCTTCTTCCATAGATTCAAGCCAAAtgtcaacaaacaaaaaccagaacaagaaggaaaaaaagaaagaagagtaCCCTTTTTCATTCCCTCTTGGAAACAATCATTATTCCAGCTGCAGCAAGATTGATGTTGGGTTTTCCTTGGTAAAGTCAGAAAGTCTACAACTTTGTACAGAGGGATTGGGGTCAGAAAGTTCAGATGATGTCGAGGAGAACTTTCAAGTTGAGATGatcaaagaagagaaaatggtgAGTGCTTCTGTCAAGCATGTTGCATCTGGGACTTCAAGTGGGGAACTTAGGAGGTCAAGGACGAGTAGACAAGATTTCCCTCCACCTTTATCTTTCATAGGAAAGAGTGCAAAGACAGGAGTTCGCTTCACTTCGTATAGACAAGATGGAAGGTTTGTcttgaaagaaataagaattcCCATTCAGGAATTTCTTCAAGCACGTAGAGAGGATGGACGTTTGAAACTGCAAATTGTTCAACCCAGTGATTATATCGTGGAAGAGGATGATGAAGAATTTGAAGAGCATGATGCTGATGAAGcagagaatgaaaaaattgaagaagaaaactaagTTAGGAACAATGGTCAATCTTGGTTGAACTTGAAAGTGATAGCCTCATCCATTGTTGTTCTGTGCAAGGTTCTCAACATTAGTTTTCCTTCCCAAAAcatggaaagaaaatggagaaatgggGAAAAGAAAGTGCAAAATTACTGTCCaatcttctttctccttctgtgtattaatcaagaaaaaaaaatgtatagaaCTACAGAAATGGATCAGCTAAATATTCTTGGTTACAGATAGATAAATGGGAGTGTTGCATTGCATTTAGTTTCTTGAAACACAGAAAAAGCAACCAAGCAAACCAGAAATTTATAATCACTTAAGTGCAATACTGTGCATTGTTATTCAATTCTTGAATGGATACATAAGCTCCAAAAGCAATTCCAGTTGGTGAAGTATATATTATGTAATCAAGAGTCACAGAATTTCATTTCTCAAAGCTCTGGATTTTAtgttctaaattataaataactGATAGCTCAGCAAAGTTGAAAGAATGAATTGTTGGGAATAGCAAACCTGAATTAGTGGTTATAGTTTGCTGTTGCCTGGAAGAAGCAGAACACCATTTCAATGTAGCTGAAGTTAACATTTTCCCGATTGAAATGATGCACAATCCACATTAGATCAATACTAAACTACAGCAACCGATAGAAGATATATAGTTTGAAACTAATAGAGGGGAGTTTGATCCAACTTATCATTGGAAATTTGAGCTCGTCAGATGCAAAGTAGAAGCATCTGTTGAATTTAGTTTCTGCTCGTCGGACGAATAAACAAACAGATTCCTATACTGATCATCCAAAAATTACGAATCACaaactttttaattgaaaacacATATGAACTATCTTCTCTTTCACACTAAAagtaaattagttttttatgaACATTGTTGTCATTATTGTAGTCATCTTAAACCGTATTAGGTTTTCTTAATCTACCTTactatgaattttcttttgttctctttGGTTTAGTTCTTTTATTGGGAGATCCATACTTGAGATATGCTTCTTTGAGCCATGTAGTTGGGATTTTGTTAGTGAGTTTGATGGAttcttttgacattttttttgtaactttcATAGTTCATGTTTGTTTATGTCTTTGATTTTAGGTTAGtgattcatttttcatatttgtatgCCAAAAagcaaattaattattatgggTGAAAAGTACTCCAAACTTAATTAAGTGTTGTAATTGTAACCAttgactgaaaaaaaaaagtgttacaACTTTAATCCTCTAATAAATCATTGTCCTTAGTACTATAAAAGAAGGTTCTCTCTTATGCATTTAATCATCAATCAACTTTAAAACGTACTTACgacataaaattgataaattttaagaaaaaaaatataacatttgaaTCAAGCAATTATTATtacttgaaaaaattattcaacaattagattcaaaataataatttttttgtaaatatagcaaaatttgttaaattttatcacGAGTAGACAaaagttttactatatttaaattttttttaaaatgttgctatattcttaattattattcataaaaatgttttacaTAGCTATCATTAAATTGcctacaaatattaaatacgCGAGTGAGTAGAGATATGAACTGTTCACCTAGTTAGTACTtcgataaaatatatttttttgacttTGTTGGCagttaactattttttttaataacacaATTTAGATATGTTGATAAGTTGATTTGAACCTCCTAAACATAGGTCattactaaaaaagaaaatgactaaTTAACAGCCAACTGTGGTAAATTTGGGgttaatataaattaagacTAAAgtgttatttataattatctaAGGGCAGAAAGGTAAATAGAGATATTTGAGGAGGGTGAATTCGTAATTTGAGTAGTTGGCGGGGGGGTGTTAATGGCCTATCCCACAATAGCATGGAGCCCCAAAATCTCCCTTGAAGAAGGAGTCTAGGGTTCGTTCTTCATATTTTCTACGATTCTTCATTTCAAGCTCTCAATTTCGGCAGACTTTCTCTTAGTAATTTCGCTTAATCTTTCACAGAGAGCATCTTTGGTACACTTTTGCTCCTTATCTCATCGTTTATGTCTTTCTTCAATCTATCTTTTTTCTCCACTCTTCTCATGCGCGCTCtactgttttctttcttttgcgACTCTCTCTATTTCGCTGCCCCTCGCGTTGTTTGAAGTCTAAACTTGcaccttttttcttctctaccCTGCATTTTATGACCCTTACACGGGTGGAATATTATTGGAATACTTATTCAAGAAATGTCAAATTTGGGGTTATAATCTAATGGCTAATggtggtttttcttttatggaaTAACTAATAAGAATGCTCTTTGGAAAAGTGAAGGCAAATCATCTGCGGAATTAGTGGGGTTTTAGCTTGGATTATTGTCCAACTGTTTAATATCGGAGActtacaaaatttaacattttaacgAGAAGATAGATTATATTCTGCATGACTCCTTGAGGTTTGATACAATATATTGTATGTTAGATGTAAGATACTAGTGTGAGAAATTGGCGTTTGTGGGTTTTGGCTCTTTCTTCAACTTGGGTAATTTCAGGTCTTCAAACcatgatattttgatttttgtaacTAACTAATTCCAAGATTGTTCTGGGTTTAACTGGCAAGCAAATTACTTCACCATGGATGAATTTTTTTCGTCCATTGGTAAGGgtgatagaaaaatatataaaacaaaagaaacatcCATGGCCGATAAGTGTTTTAGCACAGAGAAAGTATAATACCATCTTCCCCGCCCATACAACTGAAGCAAATAGGAACTATAGATGTCAAATTTCTGTCCGTTATAACTTAATTGTATTTGTTATAGCGTctatgtaaaatattttaatcatgTCCAGTGCCCAAATGGAGGTTTTGCAAGAcatggggggggggggggggggtatAGTTCCTATTTATTTAGTCTACACTACGTCCTTTTGCAAGACATGGGGGGTGGCGGTGTTCATAGCGCACCTCCTGTATGAAGGTCagctttcattgagaaaaatggAGGTTTGTGTAGGTTGGATGCCTAGACAATCCACGAGGGGGTTCTATCCCTTTAATTGCTGAGAATCAACTGGGAGGGGAAATACTGTTGTGAATAAATGCCTCCATTTGTTTTGCTGGAAAACCTTAGGGTTGCTCCATTTGTATTGATTACTGATTTTAGATGTTTGCTTCTTTTCGCTACTTATTTAGTTTTTACCAACTCAAAGTACTCTGTTTAAGTAAGATGAGTATTTGAAAGAAACTTATGTGTGGCTTATGAGATAAAGCTGAATGAGGGGCCTTTGTATCTGATGTTATTTAATGTTTGTTATGATGGCCTGGACGATATTCCCCCATCTGAGCacaatttctttattctttgCAGGGGTTACACAGATTGGTATGTTGTTTGGAACTGGTATATGTTTTTGTGAGATGGACAAAATTGATTCTCCATTTGTAGCAGCAGTCTCATTCCTTTTTTGTCTAAAccttttatatcaaaattgttCCATTGGATCTCATATGCTACTTTGTGTGGCATTGTTATGTCCTTGCATTAAAGTAAAGTATTCAATTGTCTCCATAATTTATTCTGCTGTCATTA
This DNA window, taken from Cucumis sativus cultivar 9930 chromosome 6, Cucumber_9930_V3, whole genome shotgun sequence, encodes the following:
- the LOC116404805 gene encoding protein FANTASTIC FOUR 3-like, with translation MAVCKSPQHIFENQFPENQTLLESVMSTWSQNVVNPVNQTQGSSFSEVFGDLYSKDGLSSQLHEPNLLSSSIDSSQMSTNKNQNKKEKKKEEYPFSFPLGNNHYSSCSKIDVGFSLVKSESLQLCTEGLGSESSDDVEENFQVEMIKEEKMVSASVKHVASGTSSGELRRSRTSRQDFPPPLSFIGKSAKTGVRFTSYRQDGRFVLKEIRIPIQEFLQARREDGRLKLQIVQPSDYIVEEDDEEFEEHDADEAENEKIEEEN
- the LOC105435875 gene encoding rho GTPase-activating protein 1, giving the protein MTEVVLHSPSHFASSRRRVSSSSSSSSTVTVTCPTPPNDGSLLVNMHSQTPISPSSSSSSVDGDGDVTEIECEVEEVVGKDRFKQRRDQLSLLALVVTLFRKSLIACKSDRRELCAMEIGWPTNVRHVTHVTFDRFNGFLGLPVEFEPEVPRRAPSASTTVFGVSTESMQLSYDSRGNSVPTILILMQHCLYAQGGLQAEGIFRINAENSQEEYVRDQLNQGVVPDDIDVHCLAGLIKAWFRELPAGILDSLSPEEVMECQTEEECADLIRHLPPSEASLLDWAINLMADVVTQEHFNKMNARNIAMVFAPNMTQMADPLTALMYAVQVMNFLRMLILRTLRGREDSILDSAATHLEPPDESGHQSPSQPCLGNTVTVFQVAEQTVPEFFAEPPVLETYSDCNKGARFSDGDVFSLSHVKKLLPNRYRSLRNAHEDKEAVTGNDMKAEVVIQTDLSNVPNLKKETNKLNNQNSVFQVLAPVPVEKRLSNFSCINSWTERIEAWR